The window CAATCCGCAGACGCATCGGATCTGGAGCGACGTCCACACGACGCGCACGGTGGATGGCTGCACGCAGGAGGGTGACGGCGTGCAGACCGACGACCAGTTCCGGTCCGTTACGCTGGAGAACGCGCGCGGCTGTCTGCCGGGGAACATCGTCTTCTGATGTGGGTGCGCTGCGTCCTTCCGGTCTGCGTGCTGCTCGCGCTCCCCGTCGCTGCGTACGCGCAGCAGGGCAGGGGCTGCGAGCTGGTGCGCTCACAGGGGACGACGCGCTCGTTCAACCTGAATACGCCCTTCCAGGTCGACCACATTCCGTATCCCGTCTTTTCCTGCGAAGGCGGACTCAGGATCTCGGCGGACAGCGCGGTGTTCATGCACAGCACCCGCCAGGTCTCGCTCTTCCGGAACGTTCTGTACGCTGACACGACCCGCTCGCTGGTGGCCGACCGCGCGCAGTACAACAGCGCTCAGCGTCACCTCGCCGCCGAGGGCAGCGTCGTACTCCTCGATCTGGCCACAGGCTCGCGCATCGATTCGCCGACCCTGGACTACTTCGAGGCCATGGAGGGGCGTCCGCAGTCGACTGTCGAGATCTACAGCGGCCGGCCGCGCACCAGCGTGGTGCGCGAGGTGGTGGACGAGGGTCTGCCGCGCAGCGACACGACTGTGGTCGATGCCGATGCCCTGACCATCGTGGGCGAGGATGCGTTCCACTACCGTGGCAACGTCGTGATCACCGGGACGGACCTGCACGCCACGAGCGGCTTCGCCGACTTCCTCCAGGGCGGTGCGCGTGTCGAGCTCAGGACGGGCGCGCGCGTCACGTCGGAGGACGTGGTGCTGAACGGCGACACCATCATTGCGCTGCAGGACACCATTGCGGGTGAGCTGCGGGAAGTGGATGCACGGGGCAGTGCGCGTCTCGACTCCGAGGAGATCGACGTCGCGGCGCCCGCGATCCGGACATACTTCGAAGAGGGCGCCGTGAACCGGCTCGTGGCGCTGGGTCGCGGCGGTGCGCCCGGCGCAGCAATCGAGCAGGCGTATGCGTTTTCCGAGCAGTTCAACCTGAACGCTGACTCGATCGATGCGCTGCTTCCCGGTCAGCGAATCGAGGAAGTCACCGCGGTGGGCAACGCCTACGGTGAGCGGCTCGCCGAGGACGACTCGACACGCATCCAGGTCGCACCCGTCACGCCGCAGGACTCCGCCGTTGCACGGCTGCTCGCCCACGACTGGGTGCGCGGCGACACGATCCGCGCGTTCTTCGCGGACGCCGCGCCCGCCGATTCAGCGGGGGCAGCGATCGGCCTGGTGGCTGCGGCTGACACGGGCGCGGCGTTGCCGGACTCGCTTGCGCGGGTCATCGCGGGCGAGCCGGTGGCGACACCGGCCGACACGACAGAGCGCGTGCTCGAGCGCATCATCGCCCTCGGCGCGCCCGCCCGCGCCGCGAACCGCATGGTGAACGAGGATCGTCCCGACGAGCCGGCGGGGATCAGCTACATCACCGCGCAGCGCATCACGGTCGAGATCCGCGACGGTGCGATCGACACCGTGGAGGCGGAGGGGGATGTGAAGGGCGTGTACCTGCAGCCTCCGGGAAACCAGGGCACCGTTGCGTCAGGAGGGCGACCGTGACGCTGGATCGCTTCCTCGAGACGCTCAGTCCTCATGACGCTTCGGTCGCGCTCGCCCTGCGGGAGCTGGTCCGCCGCGCGGACGGCACCGGCTGCCTGGAGCGCGGTGAGTGGATCGCGGCTGTACTGGCCGCCCATGCCAACCTGCCGGGTGCGCATCCGACCATCGCGGATTCCGCCGCGAGCGGCGACCTTCCCGATCCCGGCGAGCTGGACCGGTACCTCGAGGAGCACGTCCTTGGGCGTCTCACGGCGGACGGACTCGCACTGGCGCAGCCCGCGACGGATGCATGGGAGCGGGTGTGCCTGCAGGGCGTCGCCCTCGACGCCCTCGCCGCCCGCGACGCGTGGGTCGAGCGACTGGACGGTGCGGTAAGGAACTTGCTCGAAGGCGACGGGCGCCAGTCCGGGGGGGGGCGGCCGATTGAGCCGCGCCACGTGGAGGACGGCAGCCGCCTCTCGGCCAGCGGGCTGGTCAAGATCTACCGCAAGCGGCGCGTCGTCGCGGACGTGGACGTGGAGGTGCGGCAGGGCGAGATCGTCGGGCTGCTGGGGCCGAACGGGGCGGGGAAGACGACGACGTTCTACATGATCGTCGGACTGATCTCGCCGGACGGCGGGCAGGTGTTCCTGGACGACAGGGAGCTGACCAGGCTTCCGATGTACCGGCGCGCGCGCCTGGGGATCGGCTACCTTGCGCAGGAGCCCTCGATCTTCCGCCGGCTGACGGTGGAGGAGAACATCCTGGCGATTCTGGAGACGATGAAGCTGTCGCGCTCGCAGCGGAAGCAGCGGCTGGACGGGCTGCTCGACGAGCTGGGGCTGCGGCACCTCCGGAAATCAAAGGCGTACTCGCTCTCGGGCGGAGAGCGTCGCAGGCTGGAGATCACGCGCGCGCTGGTCACGCAGCCGAAGTTCATGCTGCTGGACGAGCCGTTTGCGGGTGTCGACCCGATCGCGGTGCACGACATCCAGCAGATCGTCGCGGACCTGCGGCATCGCGGGATCGGCGTGATCATCAGCGATCACAACGTCGAGCAGACGCTCGACATCGTGGATCGCGCCTACATCATGTATGACGGGCACGTCCGTGTCTCGGGCACGGTGCAGGAGCTGGTCTGGAACGACGAGGTGGCCGAGATCTATTTCGGCCCGACACTCACGGCGCGCATGCGCCAGCGATATCAACGTCCTGAAGTGGCAGCCGTATGAGCTCGATGAAGACTGGTCTCTACCAGGGGACACAGCTCAAGCAGGAGATGAAGATCAATCCACGCCTGTACCAGGCGATGGATCTCCTGTACATGCCGCTGCTCGACCTGCAGCAGCATATCAAGCAGGAAATGCTGAACAACCCCTTCCTCGACCTGGAGGAGCCGCAGGTCACGGAGGAGGAAACGCAGGTCAAGGACGAGCAGAAGGAGCGCGAGAAGGAAAAGGAGCAGGAGGAGATCGACTGGGAGGAGATTCTCCTGGACGGTTTCGAGGCCGGCGGCCGGCGCGCGGAGTACGAGGACAAGGAGTACTACGAGCCGGTGCCGGTCGACACGCGGGACCTCTACGACCACCTGCGCGACCAGCTCATGCTGATGCCGCTGCCGCAGCGCGACATCCTGCTGGGCGAGGAGTTCATCGGCAACATCGACGAGAACGGCTACCTGACCTGTCCCGTGGAGGACGTGGTCACGGGGTTGAACACGTGGGTGGCCGAGCACGGTGCCGCGTGGGAGCAGGACTCGGGCGAGCCGCTTCGGCCCTTCACGCTCGGTGAGGGCGAGAAGATGCTGAAGGTGATCCAGGACTTCGATCCGCCCGGCATCGGCGCCCGCGACCTGCGCGAGTGCCTGCTGCTGCAGATGCTGGACGAGGAGCTGGAGGACACGCTCGCCTACCGGATCGTGCACGACTATTTCGACCAGCTCATCAATCACCGCTGGTCGGAGATCTCCAAGGAGCTGTCGATCACGCCGCGCGACGTGCAGAGCGCCGCGGACGAGATTGCCAAGCTGGACCCGAAGCCGGGGCTGAAGTACGCGGCGCCGGGCGACAACTACATCACGCCGGACCTGATCGTCGACAAGATCGACGGCGAGTACCTGGTCTTCCTGAACGACACGAGCCTGCCGCGCCTGAAGCTGTCACGGGCGTACCGCGAGATCGCCAGGGACAAATCCAAGTTCAAGGGCGAGAACAAGGAGTTCATCTCCAACAAGCTGAACTCCGCGAACTGGATGATCCAGGCGATCGAGCAGCGCCGCCAGACGATGCTGAAAGTTATGAACTTCATCGTCGACCGGCAGCGCGAGTTCTTCGAAAAGGGTGTGCAGTACCTGAAGCCGCTGACGCTGCGTGAAGTCGCCGAGGTCATCAACATGCACGAGTCGACGGTCTCGCGCGTGACCAACGAGAAGTTCGTGCAGACGCCCCGCGGCGTGCTGCCGCTCAAGTTCTTCTTCTCGAGCGGCCTCTCGACGACATCGGGCGAGGACGTGAGCGCGCGCGGCATCAAGGCGAAGATCCAGAAGCTGGTCGACGAGGAGGAGCCGAAGAAGCCGCTGACCGACCAGGCGATCGTGAACATCCTGAAGCAGGAAGGCATTCAGATCGCGCGTCGCACGGTCGCCAAGTACCGCGACCAGCTCGGCATCCTGTCGGCTCGCATGCGCAAGCGGGTGTGATTCATCCTGCGCCGCACCGCACGTGGTGCGGCGCTCGTTCATCCCGGATCCATGGCCACGACGCTGGGTGAGCAGACGACGGTGAAGCAGCCGCAGCTGTCGGAGCGGATGCGGCACGACTTCGCCATTGTCGTTCCCGCATACAACGAGGTGGAGAACGTCCCCGAGCTCGTGAGCGAGCTGCGGCAGACGTTCGAGCGGCACGGCCTCTCGGGCGAGGTGCTGCTGGTCGACGACGGCTCGACGGACGGCACGGGCGACCTTGCGCGGAGGGAAGCCGAGCACTGGCCGGCGCTGCGCGTGCTCTCGCACCGTCGCAACTTCGGCAAGACAGAGGCGATGCTGACCGCCGCCGAGGCGACCACCAGGACGTGGCTGGTCCTGTTCGACGCCGACCTGCAGCACGGCACGGAGGAGATCCCGCGGTTCCTGGCGAAGGCAGAGGAGGGGTGGGACATCGTGTGCGGCCGCAAGGTCGGGCGCTACGAGAAGGCGGCCGTCTCGAGCATCTACAACCGGCTGAGCCGCGCGGTCTTCGACATCCCGGTCAGCGACACGAACTCGATGAAGGCGTTCCGCCGC of the Longimicrobiales bacterium genome contains:
- a CDS encoding glycosyltransferase family 2 protein, which gives rise to MATTLGEQTTVKQPQLSERMRHDFAIVVPAYNEVENVPELVSELRQTFERHGLSGEVLLVDDGSTDGTGDLARREAEHWPALRVLSHRRNFGKTEAMLTAAEATTRTWLVLFDADLQHGTEEIPRFLAKAEEGWDIVCGRKVGRYEKAAVSSIYNRLSRAVFDIPVSDTNSMKAFRREILEEVRLRHDWHRFFVVLAYARGYSATEIDIELLPRRHGVAKYSGRGRILVGVLDLVSVAFFLFFSRKPLILFGASGLIMAALGILVGLVTIVLRIGHWMPPFGFRPLLYLVILLEVLGFLLVGFGFVAELVAQQQAELDALQRKLSRALRGEHSDDGRA
- the lptB gene encoding LPS export ABC transporter ATP-binding protein; amino-acid sequence: MTLDRFLETLSPHDASVALALRELVRRADGTGCLERGEWIAAVLAAHANLPGAHPTIADSAASGDLPDPGELDRYLEEHVLGRLTADGLALAQPATDAWERVCLQGVALDALAARDAWVERLDGAVRNLLEGDGRQSGGGRPIEPRHVEDGSRLSASGLVKIYRKRRVVADVDVEVRQGEIVGLLGPNGAGKTTTFYMIVGLISPDGGQVFLDDRELTRLPMYRRARLGIGYLAQEPSIFRRLTVEENILAILETMKLSRSQRKQRLDGLLDELGLRHLRKSKAYSLSGGERRRLEITRALVTQPKFMLLDEPFAGVDPIAVHDIQQIVADLRHRGIGVIISDHNVEQTLDIVDRAYIMYDGHVRVSGTVQELVWNDEVAEIYFGPTLTARMRQRYQRPEVAAV
- the rpoN gene encoding RNA polymerase factor sigma-54; the protein is MKTGLYQGTQLKQEMKINPRLYQAMDLLYMPLLDLQQHIKQEMLNNPFLDLEEPQVTEEETQVKDEQKEREKEKEQEEIDWEEILLDGFEAGGRRAEYEDKEYYEPVPVDTRDLYDHLRDQLMLMPLPQRDILLGEEFIGNIDENGYLTCPVEDVVTGLNTWVAEHGAAWEQDSGEPLRPFTLGEGEKMLKVIQDFDPPGIGARDLRECLLLQMLDEELEDTLAYRIVHDYFDQLINHRWSEISKELSITPRDVQSAADEIAKLDPKPGLKYAAPGDNYITPDLIVDKIDGEYLVFLNDTSLPRLKLSRAYREIARDKSKFKGENKEFISNKLNSANWMIQAIEQRRQTMLKVMNFIVDRQREFFEKGVQYLKPLTLREVAEVINMHESTVSRVTNEKFVQTPRGVLPLKFFFSSGLSTTSGEDVSARGIKAKIQKLVDEEEPKKPLTDQAIVNILKQEGIQIARRTVAKYRDQLGILSARMRKRV